GCCCTTGCTCTCGGTCACCAGGGTGGGAGCGGCTTCCTGCTTGGCGCTTGCGGTTGTCTGCGTAGTGCCGGTGCTCACACTGCTCTGGCTGTGCACAGGGCGTGGCGGCAGGGAACTGGCGGCGGTTTTAGGCGCACAGGCCCAGCCACCGCTCGGCGAGGCCGAGCAATCGTACTGCTCGGCAGCGAACGTCTGTAAGCTGAAGGCAGGCTGTAAGGCCAGGAGGCTGCCGGTCACCAGCAGCGGGAACTTCTTGCGGAACGCGGGGTGTTTTACTGCCATCTTGTTAGTCCGGGCTTCCTGCGCGCTACCGGCCCAGGGGCCGCACGCCTCTCGATGGGCTGAAAAAGATGCTGGATAATAAAGCATGACCCGCGCAACGGCTAGCGCCGTCGGAGACCCCTTGATGTCCGAACACGATCTACGTCTGCAACAGCTACGAACCTGGCTCGCCAAGCAACTGCCCGCGCTCTTCGCCGCACGCGGTTGGGGCGAGGTGCCGCAGGCCGAACTGACGGCGGCCAGCAGCGATGCCAGTTTTCGCCGTTATTTTCGTTGGCAGGCTGGTGAACGCAGCCTGATCCTCATGGATGCGCCGCCGCCGCAGGAGAACTGCGCGCCCTTCGTGCGTATCGCCGCGTTGCTGGCGAGTGCCGGGGTGCACGTACCACAGGTTCTGGCTGCCGATCTCGAGCGAGGCTTTCTGATTCTCGATGATCTGGGGCGCCAGACCTACCTGGAGGTGATCGACGAACGCAATGCCGATGAGCTGTTCGGCGACGCTATCGAAGCCTTGCTGATGCAGCAACGCCTGCCGCTGGACGACGATCTACCGCATTACGACGAGGCCTTGTTGCGCCGCGAGCTGCAGCTATTTCCCGAGTGGTACGTGCAACGCCATCTGGGCCGCACCTTCACCCCTGAGCAGGAGGCCGCCTGGCAGCGTGTCAGCCGTCTGTTGATCGACAGCGCCCTGGCTCAGCCCAAGGTGCTGGTGCACCGCGACTTCATGCCGCGCAACCTGATGCACAGCACGCCCAATCCCGGTGTGCTGGATTTTCAGGATGCCGTCTACGGTCCGGTCACCTACGACATCACTTGTCTATTCAAGGATGCCTTCCTCAGTTGGCCCGAAGCGCGTGTGCAGGGTTGGCTGCAAGGGTATTGGAGGCGGGCGCAGGCAGCCGGCATTCCGGTACAGGCAGGGCTGGAGGATTTCCTGCGCGCCAGCGACCTGATGGGCGTGCAACGCCACTTGAAGGTGATCGGCATCTTCGCGCGCATCTGTCATCGCGACGGCAAGCCCAGGTACCTGGGCGACGTGCCGCGTTTCTTCTCTTATATCCAGGCGGTGCTGGCGCGCCGGCCGGAGCTGGCCGAGCTGGGTGAACTGTTCGCCAGCCTGGCAATAGACGAAGGGGCTCGGGTATGAAGGCGATGATTCTCGCCGCCGGCAAGGGCGAGCGTCTGCGCCCGCTGACCCTGCATACGCCGAAGCCGCTGGTACAGGCGGCTGGCACGCCCCTGATCGAATATCACGTTCGCGCGCTGGCCGCCGCGGGTTTTACCGAGCTGGTGATCAATCACGCCTGGCTCGGTCAGCAGATCGAGGATTATCTGGGAGACGGCGCGCGCTTCGGCCTGCGTATCGCCTATTCGTCCGAAGGGGAGCCGCTGGAAACCGGTGGCGGCATCTTCAAGGCCTTGCCTTTGTTGGGTGACGAACCTTTCGCGGTGATCAACGGCGATATCTTCACCGATTACCCCTTCGCCGAGCTGCGCAAGCCACTGAACGGCCTGGCCCATCTGGTGTTGGTGAACAACCCGGCACATCACCCGCAGGGCGATTTCATCCTGCAGCAGGGCCAGGTTCATGACGCAGCGGCAGACGGCGAGCGCCTGACTTACAGCGGTATCGCCGTCCTGCACCCACGGCTGTTCGCCGCCTGCCAGCCCGGTGCCTTCAAGCTGGCGCCGTTGCTGCGCGAGGCGATGGCGGCAGGGCAGGTCAGTGGCGAGCGGCACGGCGGTTGCTGGATCGACGTCGGCACCCACGAGCGCCTGGCGGAAGTCGAGCGCCTGCTGCAGGAGGCGCGCTAGGTGTTGTGGCCGGCGACCCTGCTGGGGGCCGCGGCCGGGCTGGCGCTGGCCAGCATTCCCGGCGCGCTGCTGGGCTGCCTGCTCGGCCAGGTGCTGGATCGGCGCCTGCGTCTGCATGGCTGGGCCAACCTGCGCGAGCGCCTGGGCTGGCGTCCGGCGCCGACGGATGATGACCTGTTGT
The genomic region above belongs to Pseudomonas sp. GOM7 and contains:
- a CDS encoding aminoglycoside phosphotransferase family protein — translated: MSEHDLRLQQLRTWLAKQLPALFAARGWGEVPQAELTAASSDASFRRYFRWQAGERSLILMDAPPPQENCAPFVRIAALLASAGVHVPQVLAADLERGFLILDDLGRQTYLEVIDERNADELFGDAIEALLMQQRLPLDDDLPHYDEALLRRELQLFPEWYVQRHLGRTFTPEQEAAWQRVSRLLIDSALAQPKVLVHRDFMPRNLMHSTPNPGVLDFQDAVYGPVTYDITCLFKDAFLSWPEARVQGWLQGYWRRAQAAGIPVQAGLEDFLRASDLMGVQRHLKVIGIFARICHRDGKPRYLGDVPRFFSYIQAVLARRPELAELGELFASLAIDEGARV
- the murU gene encoding N-acetylmuramate alpha-1-phosphate uridylyltransferase MurU, with translation MKAMILAAGKGERLRPLTLHTPKPLVQAAGTPLIEYHVRALAAAGFTELVINHAWLGQQIEDYLGDGARFGLRIAYSSEGEPLETGGGIFKALPLLGDEPFAVINGDIFTDYPFAELRKPLNGLAHLVLVNNPAHHPQGDFILQQGQVHDAAADGERLTYSGIAVLHPRLFAACQPGAFKLAPLLREAMAAGQVSGERHGGCWIDVGTHERLAEVERLLQEAR